The sequence tcaaggaacgacttccatcggatgtggactgtacgtggagaggctgacagctaggtccacggccgcagcaaggaagtgcctccttattacgcggaaaataatgattcctccacctgacagtagggacccaccggaggggccaccatatttcgtgaaaaaacattcccccttgactgttgggacctactagctacatcttcgcatgcaaggaagtgcgtccatattacgggaaaaaatgattcgccccctgactgctgggacccaccagctacatattcacacgtaaggaagtgcctgatagtcgggacccacttggtcgaagcatacatagtgttctcattctggtcgcgaacgtgtacgtacatactagtcgatgtagaggcgcgcacgtgtcgtagtagaggctcgcacgtagcatgtgcacgtacgtacaacggccagtgtgcaagaaagaaaatacggccacatacgtacatacgggcggggtctcgaatgcctacttgcgcatacgtacggccagggctcatgtacatggctggatcagaacagagaaacaacaccgtcgtcgtgttcatggggagccaaccggctgggtcggaacggaatgtgtcatcgtctttatcgggagggcttggatggaacagccgagggaaacaaggcatggcgtaccgtagaacggaggaaacgaccttgtgttcgaccggccacggtcgaaacgggatcctgttcatcgagaggggtctggcgtaccgcaaaacggaggaaacggacttttgttggaCCTCCTAAGGTCAAAACagggtcccgttgatcgggaggggtgtgacgtaccgctaaacggaggaaacaaacttgtgttgaagcgctacggtcaaaatggtggtcctgttcattgggaggggtgtggctactgcaaaacgggactccatgggatattgttcatctccgccatcgacctcctccagcctccacgggctactgttcatccaccgtcgacctcctccagcctccacctgtgactgttcatccacaggcccctattcatccagcctccaccgcgcgctactccaccggctactgttcaaccagtcctctccacgggctcctgttcaaccacccctccacgggctactgttcatctagccctccaccatctactgttcaaccagccctccacgaggtcgtcctgttcatccagccctccatggggtcctgttcatccagccccaaccggctcgatctatcggggtcctgttcatccagcggcaacaccacggggaactgttcgtccaaaccccccagcaacactcactgttcatccaaccccccagcaacgctcacagttcatccagaggcagcatcgatcggcttcagttagcagcagtagcgaaggaatcgctcgatcgctcgggttcagtaacgcgtagcctggagtgcaatcgcccgtgttcagttaggcgacgcctcgctcgggtttagttagagcccaacgctccgcacacacgcgcgtacgtgtacgatagaaacgcgcatcgctcggcccccgaccacccaccgtaatcgggaactccccgatattttcctcaccctcgcttctaccacggttttttccgtcatggatgggccaaagaatgtcatgcagctgcgtctccggcccgcctaggacgaaaagcccattttctttcatgattttttgtcatagaagtaggagcccaccacatctatgatgataccgggttttgtcacaattatcgtcatagaagtgtcataagtatgacagaaaaaatttcgttcggcccaaaatgtcacggatgtgtctttttttgtagtgcttttgGTTATCTTTGCTCATGTTGTCCGCTCCAGCGATCTAGACCAGTGCTCCCTCGCTTCCTGACACCATCAATTATGCGATCTATGATGACGCCAGTCAATGGCAATGGTTAGCCGATGACAAGCGGATGAGGATGGCCCCGGTTGAGGTAGTCAACAAGGGTGGCGTGGTCAACAAATTGTACATGAGGTGAGGAAGAACATGAGGTGAATTGGTTGAGAAGAAAAGGGGATTGGGAAGAGCATGAGCAAGAGGAAGATATACGATCAAGTTTTTTAGAACACCCTCAAGCTTTATTGCATAATGTCACTAGGGATACAAGCTATAAGGGGGTGACGTAAGCCACAATTGCTACCCACACCCACAAGCTTTATTGCATTATGTTTCTTGGAAATTCATGTTGCATGTATAGCAAACAAAACATCATAGAAGTATAACATCTCATCTTTTCTATAATCATGTTACATATAGATGAGCTACCTACAATGTTAATAAAACTCTCTCATTGTGGTGAACAAAACGAGATGATAAATTTCTGGTCCAACTTATATATACCCCACATATCCCAGTAGCTCATCTCAAAGCAAATTCCACTCCTACCATTTGTTCTATAAGAGCACTCCACCTCATTGTGTTGATTTCAAAGGGCAATCCACTTGAACTATCCGTCAACCCTTCGAGATCCAGTCCCGTTTCTGCTTTCCACTCCAAACCTTCTCCGAATGCATAGCCAAATCTTAAGAGTTTAAATGTTGAGAAGATTATCATTTGAAGCGCAAGAGGAAGGGATTGATTGTCAAGCAGCCTCGTCTTGCTACTTTTGGAGCGTGTGCGCCTCCTACATCGGCTAGGTGTGCTTGGAAGTCTTCAAGTTTCTGAAGAAGCCAAGAAGTTTGTATGGGCTTGAaggtcgcctacttcgtgaaaCCTACCCGGTTGGTCCTTCGTGGACGTCAGTCATGGCGGAATAGGTTGGTTGCTCCTaagtggaccctttgtgggtgagTGCCCTTTGTGGACTGCTCCTTTGTGGAATATCACAACCGGAATCCTTTTTGATTCTAGATCCTTCATCGATTAAAGCCTCATCAAGGTGGATGAAAGATTGCCCCAACTATCTGAACCATGGGAAAAATCTTCACCAAGCCTATTTATGTTTGTGATCTTCTCAACTCTACTCCTTTATCTTTCCACTTgcatgttttacattccgctgcctATTACTATAGATATAAATGTGTCATGTGCTCTATTGATTGCTCAAAAACCTTAAAGTCTGCGAAGAAATTAAAATTTGGGAAAAGAGTCCATTCTTGAGCTCAGTAGTCCATTCACCCCTCCCCTATAGACATACTTATCGATCCTACATATATTTTCTAAGATTTTCCCATGGATGAGTTCATGTTCGTGCAAATACTTATGTTGTGTTAGCTTGTACTAGATGGTGACATGGTGGTACCAGAGCCGGGGAATACTTCTAGGCTTTTAGCACTAAATGTCAGCTTCCTTTTCTAGTTTCAGCTAATAGTAGATCATGCTATTGCTTCAACGTTACTTTGTTTCTTAATAGAAGTTTCAACATTTTTGACTAGCTACAATCTCTTTTTGGAGACAGACTTATCTAGGTCTCCCTAAATAGGCTTTTGGTTATATGTTGTTACACAACAATTAGTTCCTTGGTCAAATTATTCTGCTAGGCTTTAACACTACATCAGTTCGATCAACACATGCTTTTGGTTATATGATGTTACCCAAGAATTATTCTGCCAGGCTTTAACACTAACTGACAGGAGTACCTTCTTGTAATAAAGCCCCTACAATTAGTTCCCTGATCAAATTATGATGTCGTTATGTTTACCTCTAGGTAATCCGTAATCTGTACGCTACATTTGCTGATCAAACTAATGTAGTGGAAATGATTGTAGCATTGTCTCGGAGTTTTGAATCATTATGCAAGACATATGTTTGTTATACATTTTTGTATCAGTAGCATCCTTGTTTCTTTTTTCAGCTTTCAGAGAATACATAAATTTAACTACTATTGTTTGTCATCTCTTTATGCGTGATTGTAGCATCTTTGATTTTCTATTTAACTTCCTAAAAATGTATAAATTTACATCTCCTCTATTTGAAAGTACTCTTCTAGTGCAGTGTCATTGAAGTGCATTTTAGTTTTTTTATGTGCAATAACAAAATAGTTACTCTCACAACTAGATTAAATTATACTGATATACCATGCTTGCACTTTATGATCCACATTCGGCACCTTATGTGCAAAATAACAACTCATAAGGTGTCAAATCTAGATCAGGAAGTGCAAGCATACACACACCAGCATAATTTAATCTAGTTGCGAGAGTAACTAATATGTTATTCCACATAAAAGACCCCGAAGGGCACTTTAGTGGCACTATACTAGAAGATTACTACCGGATAGAAGAGTTGTAAAATGTATGCATTCATGAAGCTAAAATAGAAAAGCAAAGATACTACAGACAAATAAAGGGATAACAAACATCATTGGTTAAATTTATGTCATCCCTGAAAGCTGAATAGAAAGCAAAGATGCTACATATACAAAAAAGGGATAACAAAGCTATGTCTTGTTTGATTCAAAACTCTGAGACAACGCTACAACCATTTTCACTACATCAACTTTATCAACAAATGTAGTGTCTAGATTACAGATTACCCGCAAGTAAACATAACGACATCACAATTTGACGAGGGAACTAATTGTAGGGGCCTTGTTCCAAGATAGTACAGTTGGCAGTTAGTGCAAAAGCCTAACAGAATAACTGCATTGTAACATCATGTAACCAAAATCATTTGTTGATCAAACTAATATAGGGAACTAACTTGACCAGGGAACTAATTGCAATGTAATATATCATATGACTAGAGCACATTTAAGGAAACCCAGACAAGACTATCGCCAAAAACAAATTGTAGTTTGCCCAAAATGTTGAAACTTCCCGTTAAGAAACAAGATAATGTTGAAGCAACACCATGATCTACTGTTAGTTGAAACTAGAGAAGCATGCTGACAGTTAATGCTAAAGCCTAGAAGTATTGCCTTGCCCTAGTACCACCATGTCACCATCTAGCACAAGCTAACGCAAACAGGAGTATTTGCAGAAACATGAAGTCATCCATGGAAATTCTGATAAAATACCCCATGCGGATCACCATTATATAATATATAAAAGTGTGAACAGATGCGTGATCATAGTGTTCGCATTTAAAGTTCAAAATAACCACAGAGATCATCTTATTCACAAAGAATACTATCATGTTGAATAGCTAGCCTAAACAAAAATGGTAATCTCACCCTTACCTCCTTCCTGTAAAGTGTAATCTCGCGCAAAAATTATTCACAGAGGTGTGTACAGAATGAGAGAAGGGAGGTGTACCTGCGCATGGAGGAAGATGGCTTGGTGGCTAATCTCACGCACGACGGTGATGCAGGCTCCCTTCGAAGACGCCCAACACCAGAGGTGTGAAGAGAAGGGCGAACCGGGTTGCAGAGAAGGACGGGGCTGACGTGGTGCATCGCGGAGCAGAGGAGGATGGTCCATGGCAGGTGCAGAGGAGGACATGCGCCATGACGAGTGATCCCAAGGTGAGATCGAGGCAAGGAACCCATGGCTAGCAAGATCCAAGAGGAAGACGCCATGGAGTAGCCCCACATGATGCTCCCGTTGAGCTCGTGCTGCCGACGACGAATCGACGACTCGATGTGTTGATGCCCCCATACAGATCAGGGACATGCATGGTGATGGCTGGGCAGTGGGACGCTAGAGGAGGAGGCTAGAGGGGAGGTCGAGACGGTTGGATCCTGGAGGTGGAGGGGCAGCGAAGGCGACTTCTCGCCTCGATCTGGATCGGATCAAGGGAAAAGAGAGAGTCGGGTGTGAGATTTTTTGGGGATGGATCAGAGAGAGCTCGGTGGGTGGCGTTTGGTGTGAGAGAAAGAAATAGGTGGGTGGAGTTTTATTTGGTGGGGTGCGGTTTGGGTGGGGTCCATTCCCTGTACGCCTGCACAAACTAATGTGACAATTTTTCTGATTCTCTccctatttctctcacatgcatcgATCATGAGACATCCAATGTGTGGTATAATATGTATATGCGATTTCTTTTCATCATTTTGGTTTGCATTGGTAAAAATAATCCTATTTTCAATTGGCTACCATCGGACTATTACACTATTTTCTAACACAAGGTCTTATTGAACTTTTCAATGCAATCCCAACCCATGTTTCTTCTCTATCCCGATATAAAGTGCATTTAATATTCATATATGCAGAGTATTTGCTAGAGAAAATGCTTGCTATACTCTTGCCATCCCTTGCATAAAAGGAAATGACATGTTATCAATTGAGGTGACCATAAAGTAGTTGGTGAATGGGGTTCAGACCACGTAGAAATTTTAAAAGAACTGATGGAGATGAAAACAAGCGAACACAAACTAAACTGGCAACTCAAAATCCCCTCCAAATTCATGCAGGGCTAGCTACTTGGCTCCTCGGGCCCTCCCCACTCGAGCAATTCTCACCATTCGATCTTATTTTGGATTCATCTGGCTGTGTCGCTGATGAACTTTTAATTACCTTTGCATATATTATTCCTAACTACCATTGAAGACCACCAATTGAAGGCCAACAATTCAGTGAGATGGATGTCCCTCAATCGTCGGATAAAACTCCATTATCTTGTCACAAGCATATCTACCCATTGAAAATATGTAAAAAATCACTTCTCAAAACACAATAGACTAGTGGGAGCAGAGACGAGCGATAGAGTTACAAACTGATCAAGGAAAGGTTTAAATTTGAAATTGTCCACTACAAAAAAAACCCGCAgcttcaccttcttcttcctctcattcTCCCAATTCCATCTGTATAACCAATTAAAGAAAAGCGCTCACACGGGCTCTCTCAGGCGCGGTGGCACCCGCCGCGTCTTTCCCCGCTAATATAGGAAAGGAAGGCACCGCCGTCGGACCTGCCCATCCGCTCTCCCATATACACACAAAGGCTCGTTGATGCAATCGTAGCATGTTTGTCTCGATCTTGATAGTCCAATTTCATCAAATTCGTTCAACTTATACTTCGAGCCCACACAGTttggttttttgttttgttttttcactTTACATTATAACTAAAAGTGATATGTCAAAATTTAGAGTGGCATAGAGAAAATGGGCAAAACCTAGAGGGGTGACAACAAAATTTCTCCCCCCAAATTTCCTATTCGTCCGTTTCACGCTCCCACGGTCTCACTCTCACCTCCAAACCCAAATCCCCAAACCCTAACCACAGCACctacctcctccgccgccgccgccatggcaggAGCAGGAGTCGGCGGCCGCAAGGCTCGCAACTTTGCGACCTTTCGCCTATTCCCCCGCGACGGTGCCGCCGACCCCAACGACCGCGTCTTCGTCCGCGTCGACAACAACGCCTACACCATCCCCGGCTTCGGCGACGACGAAGACCCTTCCCtctcgcccaccgccgccgccgaccaattCCCTTCCTCCACCTCTGGGCCCCTCCCCGACCACGTCCGCCAGCAGATCCTTGAGCTCGGCCTCCCCGACGATGGCTACAACTACCTTCTCCATCTCCGCGAGCTGCGGCCCTCCGCTGTGGCCTCCTCCTTCGTACCCAGCCATACCGCCCGCCCAGAGCAACTTCCCCTGGACGTGAAGGTTGGTTATTCTCAAAAGCCCATCCAAGTCTGCCATTTGAGTGTCTAATGTTGGTTCTGTGTGCAGGCCTATGATGCAAGCAAGGTGCGGGTTGCTTCTGGCAAGGTCGAGGAAGAGTTGGACGAGGGGAGGACCATGTGTAAGGTGGCCGCAAAGACGGCACCGGTGAGGCGAGTTGAGAAGGCCGTCGACCCTGACGTTGCAAGGTTGCTCGATGAGAGCGAGGATGAGGGTTTGGAGGAGGATTTCGTCATAATGGCAAACCAAGCCGAAGGGGATGATATGGaggatgaaggtgaggaagagggggGTGGTGTGTTCAGTGATGTGGAAAATGATGAGGAGTTCGAGGATGAAGAGGGTGAGCCCAAGCCGAGGGTGCCACGGCTGCTGGATGAACAATTTGATCTGGTGAGCTTCTTTCATTTGATAATTCTGCCAGTTTGCTTTGCAATATGGTGTGGAAAAACTGTTATCTTGTTCTTTAAAGTTTATGATTGATTGATTGCTAGCTTGTTTCTGAAAAGAAGATCACTAAGTTTTAGTAAATTTAACTGATACTATAACTTGCTTACAGTCAATGATGACTCTGCAGCTTTAGTATGTTACTGTCAGCGTTGAATACTTCCCTTTTGTTGCAACTGTACCCCCCTGCTGTTATGGAGAATTAAGTACAATATGATATGGAAATATCCGTTTTATATGGTATAACAGTCTTTGCTTGCGAGTTTGTCATTTGTCTTTAACCATTCAGTAGATTCAAAGTGTTCTCCATATAGAAGATTTGGTAGGACTGTGTTAGGCACTGTCCTGTTGTAGAGTAGGACTATGTGAAAAGTTAAATCGTTGGCCGTGTAACTATTCAAGTGAACATATAGGATGGAGTATCTTGTATTGCATGTATCATTAGCCCCCTGCTGTTTCTGAAATTAAAGCTGGAAATATTGTTCTATGCTTTGAACCTtcacctttttattttatttataaaaaGCTATACTTCAGATCTTGACTTTCCTCGACCAATTTGCAGCTTGCTTTGGAAGAATATGGagctagtgatgatgatgatggagctGTTAGAGATGGGGAACATGAACTCCCGTCTGAGGTTATAGATGAACTGAAGTTGTTCCACAATCAAAATGTATGCGTTGATGAAGAATATAGAACACCAGCAGATTTTGTTCGTGGAAAACTTGACTCAACCACCGCCGAGGAGGTGGATGAATCTGCTAATGTGATCCAGAAGTGTGCTGAATATGCTGAAAGGTATTTAAATGAAACTGCAGAAGATGAAGAGGTCTTGCTTGTTTCGGAAAGCAGTGATGAATCTGAAGTTTGGGACTGTGAGACCATTGTTTCCACATACTCTAACTTGGACAATCACCCTGGCAAAATTCAAACTCCAGGAAATCCTAGAAATCGTCTTCCCAAAGTTTTTCCTGGGGAAACAGCTACAACGAAAGATATCATCAAGCTTCATGGTAAAGAGAAACTTCCTGTAGATTACCTGCCACAGAGGAAAAGAAAAGTTGAAAAGGAGAAGAAAGCAAAGCCCACAGAAGCTTCAGATGCTGAATATTATTTTGAAAAGGTTGTAGTTCAGAAGGAAACAAAAGATGAAAAGAAAGCTAGAAAGGTAAACATATATTTGGTTTTAGGTTCCTTGAGATGATATGATCATGTGTTCATTTGTGATGCAAAAATGGGAGAACATGTTAGTATCGTTGACTTGATGCTTAAAAATTGACCAGCTACACGTGATAAACTTATGTCGGTTTAGGGGAGATTTAATTTGTTAGTCTCTGAAATTAAACCTGGACTGTTAATTGTTTTACGACATATTTGTTCTGTTCATAGCTTTACCAAATCATGGTAATTCCAAATACACATCCGATGTAATCTGTCATCACAAAACCTATACACTGATGGACTACTTGTTTGTCAAGCATTACCAAATTCCAATCTTAGTAGGGACTGTCATGTTTCTTGCTTGTAATTCTGAACTGCATTGCATACCGATCCATAATATGGGTCAGTTGGCGGTGCTTTCATGATTGGTTGTTAATGAATCTGTAAAACCATATGTATATATAAACCATTTATCTTCTGCAACTGATTGAGATAGCATTTGCTTATTAATTTTGACAACCTTATCCAATGTGCCTTGTTTTTCTAGTCCGCGGtaaaagaagagaagagagaagccCGGAAAGCAAAGAAAGAGCTCAAAGAACTGTATAAATTTGAAACACAGAAGGCTCAGAAAGTTGCTGCTGTTACAGGACCATCTTCCATACGGCTAATGTAAGTGGCCATACTGATTCTCATGTTACATTGTATGAATTGGATAAGTTTATTGGTAATTGTCACAATGCATTACATCGAGAAAAAAGGAGTACTCTTTGATCGACATGTATGTAGATATGGAATTAACTATCATTCCTGTCCACTTAAATGTAGATGTAAATAGGTATCTCTATCCATATGACTTAAGTGACATATCTGTTGATACCTTCATATTAACTGGGATATccatgttttgaaaaaaaatgagtACTCTTTGATCGACATGTTTTGAAAAAATTCGGGTAAGACGGATAACGATTCAAGATATAGATGTTTGATAAAATAGTAACCTGGATATCCATCTTCCTAACATTTAATCTCCAACCAGTTAATAAAATTCTTCCGAAACAAATGAGTTGAAACTCTGTGGAGCTTGCATAATCTTTTAGCATTTTAAGTTAAATTCTGAAggtctcaagaaagataaaatcgAGAATATCCtaatattattactattatttccTCTAGTTATTTATTCTTCAGAAACTATCTGAACATAATTTGTAGTATTAACTCTGAAGCTTTGCATGGAAGTATTTGAACCAAGAAATATTTGTTGCGTGGCCCAAAATGATTAGTATGATTCAACCACGCCATGATTTGCACTTGATTTTCCTGGCACTAAGTTGATAAAATATTCTGTGCATGCTAAAATGTCTTTTCACCGTTGCAGATAATTGTCCTGTGTCATATGTAACGTGTTTCCTACATCTGCTGAACTGTTGAAGCCTTGAAGACAGTAGTCCAGAGCAAGATAGGCATGTCATATGTAACTGCTGGTACCTACATTTCATGCCTTGCTTAAGGTTGTCCCATTCTCTGGACTGGAGGCAGTGAATGATTCTGCTTGGCATTACCTTTTTACTGCTGAATGTATGAGTTTTGTGTTACCTTAATGAGCACACCAAGTGAATCAAATGGGCGAATAGTTTTGTATGCCTACGCAGAAATTCGCAGGATCCAAATACCTCCCGAAATCCTCTCTCCAAAACAGAGATTACAAAGATTTATCAATTCCAGGTGTTCGAACCAAAGCAAAGTGCTCTTTCCGGTTGATGATAGTGCTATTTCTTTCTAGGTTTTGCAGTAATATCAGTATACGAGATTGTTTATGAGAGCGGCAATATGACAATCGAGCAGACGTGGTCCTGGTATTTTGTCGTTCGGGATCTGTGACAGTGGTTAGTTGGGTAAAATACCGGgctgcagcaatagtagcatacaGTCATATCGTATGTCAGATTGCCATGTGGCCTCGTGACATTTCAAATCGTTAGAGCATCTCTACCCTCTACCAGATTCCTCGAAAGTAAAAGTTATATCCGAGGCAATATTTTGTTTGGTTTTAAGGGATTAAACCCCATCTACCTAATCCTCTATGCCTTTAGTTTCTTAAAATTATAGCTTTGTCTTTATACTGTTGTCCTTCCTCAGGTTGGGCGTTCAGGTTTACCAGAAAACTTgcgtttttttttaatttttgaacaGAGTAGGGTCTCGAAGGACCCAGACTTTCATTAGATACTCCAGTGGAAAGAACGAGGACCATGTCCAGATGGAGCCGTCGTCTCTTCGTTGAGCTTATCCTCTCGTTACCTAGTTTGCGACGTGACTTTCCACCTCCAATGGAAAGCTTTGGCCGCCTACCTCCGTAAATCATGACCCTCTGGATATTAGTGTTCATTGTGTTGAAATCTTTAAAGCAAGATCAATCTTGGACACAtttgaaaaagttttgaaattCACAATTCAGACTTATAATGGAACATCTCTGAAACTATAATGAAACTTCTATTAAAATAATTTATCATGTTTGTCTTGTTTCATGTTAATGTGCGCATGGTTAGTATAAAAGAGGTTTCTTAAAGTTTCATTTTGTCTTTCGTTGGCATCAGATATATTTAGAACTAGagaataccccgcgcgttgctgcgggaatcgaTTGCAATATATCCCAGTGATTTGATTGTATGAAGCTTCCATCGTTGAATTAATTATATAGGGACTAAAGCTAAAGATAAATATTATATATTGTACTTGATTATTGTGTAGTCAGAAAATATTTTGAAAAGAAGTGGCATAACGTAATGGAAaactttttttcatgcatgttgagtggacctttgatgaggtggcatgtgcGGTGAGGTGAAAGGTGTGCATGAGATTAACTAATAATGAAAACCTTTTTCTCATGCATATAGTGGTGGCCTTTAATGAGGTGGTAtgtgtgcatgttgagataaataagatAGTGAGGAAATTATTGTAAAAAATAGATATGTATTAGACAAATGAAATATAAATATTTTGAATATACTTGTTAACCAAATCATCTCTCAAGCTAAATAAATCCATTTCGTTAGATTGAAAAATGCACGGCTGTCTAGAAAAATACAAAAGATGGTTAGTAAAAGAAATCTAAAAAAATTGCACAAAGCCAAACTTAAGGTGTAGGAAGAATTTCAATAGCAATTGGAGAATAACAATCTGTAATGATAATTACAGGACGGCATGTTCTTACTGCTATAGATAAGGTAATTAGCATTTGTGAGCACGACCACCAAATTGTCATTGTAGATAACAAATACAAAATCATACAAAAAATATTGAATATAGAGGTTAGAAAAATAAATAATGAGTGGTCACTACTCATGCTTATCCATTGGAGTTACGACAACTTTCGAACAGGTTTTATCTTGTTTCACAATACAACTTTTAGGTCCATCCAAGACTAATAAGAATGGACGAAAAAAATTATGTTGACATTCCTTCAAATGTTCGGACCTATACTTGTCAACATTCTCTGTTTCACATATATGCTAAAGTAACTCACGACATTATCATATATGATTGGAAGACAACAACAAACTTTAGGAAAAAGTAACCTGCAAACATCAAGATATTTTGATTATTCAGAAATACATTCAGCACACACCGATATTTTCAAATAGTAGATGAACAGCAAAGAATATTATGGGCGTCATACCATCAAAAGATCTTTGCGTATTTTTGTAAGGTAATTTCTTCAGATGTCTTTTTTAGCGATGCACGATGATACAATCTCTGAAAAAATGATACAACCCTACTAACAAATCAGATTAGTAGCAAATCTCCAATGAATTTACAATTCAAAACAGAGCAAAGTTGATAATTGAACTTTTAAGGAAACACTAAATAATTAGTCTGGGGAATCAACCTGCACGGAAGGATATACACGCACGCAAAGATTTGACAATTCAATACCCAAACATTACATGAACGGCATAATGTACTCTTACTCATGGCTTCAGGAGCAGCCacttaggtactccctccgttcggaattacttgtcgcagaaatgagtgtatctagacgtattttagttctagatacattcatttccaagacaagtaattccgaacggagtgAGTAGTCAATTACTTGTGGGGAGTTGCAGCGTGAGTGCATGAGTTTCTTCCACTGCTCGTGGCGCCAATGGATTGTATCAATCTAACCACACATGTATCAGGTCCAGCCGGCCGCAGATGGACTGGCCATGGGGAACAGAGAACGATGATGATGAGCGGACAGTTGTCGAACACAGTCAGGTAGGAAAAGGAAGGCGACACCGCATGGCGGTGGTTGCGTGACAGAGGCAGTCGTCTCCTATCGACGACCAACTGGTCCT comes from Triticum aestivum cultivar Chinese Spring chromosome 5B, IWGSC CS RefSeq v2.1, whole genome shotgun sequence and encodes:
- the LOC123112334 gene encoding protein LTV1 homolog → MAGAGVGGRKARNFATFRLFPRDGAADPNDRVFVRVDNNAYTIPGFGDDEDPSLSPTAAADQFPSSTSGPLPDHVRQQILELGLPDDGYNYLLHLRELRPSAVASSFVPSHTARPEQLPLDVKAYDASKVRVASGKVEEELDEGRTMCKVAAKTAPVRRVEKAVDPDVARLLDESEDEGLEEDFVIMANQAEGDDMEDEGEEEGGGVFSDVENDEEFEDEEGEPKPRVPRLLDEQFDLLALEEYGASDDDDGAVRDGEHELPSEVIDELKLFHNQNVCVDEEYRTPADFVRGKLDSTTAEEVDESANVIQKCAEYAERYLNETAEDEEVLLVSESSDESEVWDCETIVSTYSNLDNHPGKIQTPGNPRNRLPKVFPGETATTKDIIKLHGKEKLPVDYLPQRKRKVEKEKKAKPTEASDAEYYFEKVVVQKETKDEKKARKSAVKEEKREARKAKKELKELYKFETQKAQKVAAVTGPSSIRLM